The Palaemon carinicauda isolate YSFRI2023 chromosome 20, ASM3689809v2, whole genome shotgun sequence DNA segment cggtcctcggacacccctttaagggtatactcggacgcgaacgaccccgacgccaaaaaaaattcttgaaaaatcagtttttgcagtaacctccttttttcttttgccaaaaaaaacttcaatgaatgcttaaaacaactgtaaagataaatactactcatctgcagaaaaactatttattataaatattttaaaaaattaagtagaaaaaaaaagacctgacataaaaattcataaaaaaaaagtttatacatatatacacaaatccttttaggaattgattcttgaatgtttaggacacatcttgatgtattttggatgaagtcagacccatggaggtgaagatctgaaatgagaaaaaaagggtaactttttttggccaaaaaaaattgtccaaatttcatgaatttttttgggtacccaaatgaaataggaagtggctaatttttttagggaataaacatatgttatcctagaatagaaatatgtaaaaaaatcttcattattttgtaaattacatttatatcaggggccatatctaaaggtaattttttgagtacttggaaattttgtaaaaaaatacatatatttaatatataatatgatatttatgcaggtaaaaatataccaaaatatcacaaattctatagggaacaagaatatatatagatagggcagcttacgcttcggatatgtccacaaaatggccgccaaccacactgactcagactccctaatctgccacttgaaatgtaggaagggtatgtcaatttcaaggtgttatttactaatctaattattattggatatgcataaaaattgtatggtgggttgctggataattgtcgattattttacgactataaaattaaaattctgacccaaaaaattttttttgaagggaaataaaatcgaaaaaaaaaatgtaaaacaatattttagctaaaaaaatttgatgatattcaatcaaaaaaaaagtaaacaaaattttctgacaaataaacatctagaggaatcattactctgtgatagttccttagtacgtagtaattttgaaagaattgggaaaaaacgaaaaaatggcaatcaccggaaaatcgaacacatacctatatatacgccatatctggctaaaaaaaagataggcatgggtagccagattatctagaaacactttccaacactataaaaatataagttttgcgacactacttgccaattccttacggtaacatgactaagcaaaaaaatgcaaaacaaataaaaaggggcactcgtggaaaaatggccattctaatatacggcatttcagaaaaaaaaaatttcagccacgtgctaggcaaaccatcaaggcatattttccgacaaataaacatataaatgaaatattactctgtgatagttccttagtacgtagtaattttgaaagaaatgggaaaaaacgaaaaaatggcaatcacaggaaaatcgaacacatacttatatatacgccatatctggctaaaaaaaaaataggcatgggtagccagatcatctagaaacactttccaacactataaaaatataagttttgcgacactacttgccaattccttacggtaacatgactaagcaaaaaaatgcaaaacaaataaaaaggggcactcgcggaaaaatgcccaacattctaatatacggcatctcagataaaaaaaaaagacatgcacgtgttagcccaaccatcaaggcacactttctaacacataaacatgaaaaaaaatcaataatatacggcaattccttactacgtagtaaatttttacaaatattgaaaaaaaaacagaaattggcaaccgcagttaaatacccaatataccaataactacgtcgtatctgacaaaaacaaaatcacgcatgggtagccagatcatctagacacactttccaacattaaaaaagcaaaagttttacgacactatttcgcaatatcttacggaaaaatgacttggcaaaaaaattaaaaaaaattaaaaagggacactcgcggtaaaatgcccgacattctaatatacgacatctcagataaaaaaaaaagacatgcacgtgttagcccaaccatcaaggcacactttgtaacacataaacatgaaaaaaaaaatgaataatatacggcaattccttactacgtagtaatttttacaaatattgaaaaaaaaacagaaattggtaaccgcagttaaatacccaatataccaataactacgtcgtatctgacaaaaacaaagtcatgcatgggtagccagatcatctagacacactttccaacactaaacaagcaaaagttttacgacactatttggcaatatcttacggaaaaatgacttggcaaaaaaatgaaaaaaaatgaaaaaggggcactcgtggtaaaatggtcctcgtggtgatgaacgacattttaactaaaaaaaaaaacatgcacatggtagccaaacaatccaccaagactttccacaactgataacctatacaagttgcaccattctacgacaatttcataatacgtaataactttgataattatgcaaactacctcagaagggtaaactcggacgcgaacgaccccgacgcgtctcagaaatcggggaaggagtacaggtacagcaatgcacatctggacactactagagcgtgtaggggagacacctcctgcaggttgatcacccacaaattcagtcacaggggtgagtcacgtgagaaaaacctgtttttttttttgacgctcggggtcgcaaacgacccaccgtacctatccagggttaaatgctagagtgggcgctggagaggtagaaggtgtcattgggaagtatggcgtaccaggtgaaaatgagagtggtgagagactggtagatatgtgtgttgaacaagagatggtaataagtgctagcttctttaaaaagaaatataaaaataagtatacatgggtaagagtggcaaatggaaaagtagtagaaagggcattaatggattatgtgttgataactaaaagaatgtttggaagattgaaagacgtgcacgtgtttaggggtatggctaacggtatgtctaatcattttttggtggaaggaaaattagttgtagcaaaagagtgggggaatagagtaggtggatgtaaaagggaggtagtgagggttgaagagctaataaaaccgggggtaaaaagtaactatcaggaaaggttgaaaatggcatatgacgaggtgagagtaagagaaactggtaatttagagaaggagtggaagttagtaaaagaaaattttgttgggattgcaagtgatgtatttggcaagaaggttgttggaggcagcatgaggaagggcagtgaatggtggaatgaaggagtgatggtaaaagtggaagagaaaaagagggcttttgaagaatggctggagagtaatagtatagacaagtatgaaaaatatagagagaaaaatgtggaagtaaagcgcaaggtacgtgaggcaaagagggcagctgacctgaggtggggtcagggattgggtcagtcatatgaagagaataagaagttttggaaagaagtgaagagagtaaggaaggctggcgcaagaattgaagacacagtgaaagatggaaatggaaggttgttaaaaggagaggaggcaaggaaaaggtgggcggaatattttgaaagtttgctgaattttgaggataatagggaggcagatataattgctgtttcaggtgttgaggtgcctgtgatgggagatgagaatgagagagagattacaatagaggaagtgaggagagcactagatgaaacgagagtaggaaaatcatctggtatggatggtgtgaaagctgagatgttgaaggaagggggtgtgactgtacttgaatggttggtgagattgtttaatatgtgttttgtgttgtcaatggtaccagtggattgggtttgtgcatgtattgtaccactatataagggtaagggagatgtgcatgagtgttgtaattcaagaggtattagtttgttgagtgtagttggaaaagtgtatggtagagtattgattaataggattaaggataaaacagagaatgcaatcttggaagtacagggtggttttagaagaggtaggggttttatgaatcagatttttacagttaggcagatatgcgagaaatatttagcaaaaggtaaggaggtgcatgttgcgtttatggatctggagaaagcatatgatagagttgatagggaagcaatgtggaatgtgatgaggttatatggagtttgtggaaggttgttgcaagcagtgaaaagtttctataaaggtagtaaagcatgtgttagaataggaaatgaagtgagggattggtttcaggtgagagtggggctgagacagggatgtgtgatgtcgccgtggttgttaacttgtatgttgatggagtggtgagagaggtgaatgctcgagtgcttggacgagaattaaaactggtaggcgagaatgaccatgaatgggaggtaaatcagttgttgtttgcggatgatactgtactggtagcagacacagaagagaagcttgaccgactagtgacagaatttggaagggtgtgtgagaggaggaagttgagagttaatgtgggtaagagtaaggttataagatatacgagaagggaagatggtacaaggttgaatgtcatgttgaatggagatttacttgaagaggtggatcagtttaagtacttggggtctgttgttgcagcaaatggtggagtggaagcagatatacgtcagagagtgaatgaaggttgcaaagtgttggggtcagttaaggaagtagtgaaaaatagtgggttgggcatgaatgtaaagagagttctatatgagaaagtgattgtaccaactgcgatgtatggatcggagttgtggggaatgaaagtgatggagagacagaaattgaatgtgtttgagatgaagtgtctaaggagtagggctggtgtatctcgagtacataaggttagaaacgaagtggtaagggagagaacgggtgtaagaaatgagttagcggctagagtggatatgaatgtgttgaggtggtttggccatgttgaaagaatggaaaatggtcgtcttctaaagaaggtgattaatgcaagagttgatgggagaagtacaagaggaaggccaaggtttgggtggatggatggtgtgaagaaagctctgggtgataggaggatagatatgagagaggcaagagagcgtgctagaaataggaatgaatggcgagcaattgtgacgcagttccagtaggccctgctgcttcctccggtgccttagatgactgcggaggtagcagcagtaggtgattcagcattatgaagcttcatctgtggtggataatgtgggaggttgggctttggcaccctagaagtaccagctgaactctggttaggctgaaggaacgtagagagtagaggtcccctttttgttgttttattgttggtgtcggctacccgccaaaattgggggaagtcccttggtatatgtatgtatgtatgtatatatatatatatatatatacatatatatatatatatatatatatacacatatatataaatatatatatatatatatatatatatttatatatatatatatataaatatatatatatatatatatatgtgtgtgtgtgtatatatatacatgtatatatatatatatatatatgtgtgtgtgtgtctatatatacatgtatatatatatatatatatgtatatatatatatatacatatatatatatatatatatatgtatatatgcatatatattatatagatatgtatatatatatatatatatgtatatatatatatatatatacatacatatatatatatatatatatatgcatatatattatatagatatatatatatatatatatatgtatatatatatatatatatatgtatatatatatatatatatatgtatatatatatatatatatatacatatatatatatatatatatattatattatatattgacatataaatatatatatatatatatatatatttatatatctatatatctatatatatatatatatatatgtgtgtgtgtgtgtgtatatgtaatataatatatataaatatatatatatatatgtatatatatatatatatatatatgtatatatatatgtatatatatatatatatatatatgtatatagatatatatatatacatatatatatatatatatatatgtatatatatatatatatatgtatatatatatatatatatatatattgtaaacgcagggaaatttcactttttTCCTGCGCGACTGTAATTAACTGTCCCTGGTGCAGTCATGAAAAACTGCTATTTCCGTGGTAAATTAAAAATTTGGTAGTTAAATTCTGCATCACCTATTAAAAGCTTTTGCTTTGTCAattcataagaaaattacaaagGAGGAAATTTCATTCACCGACAATAATTATGTGGGACGCTATATATGTTCTCGTTCCATTTGTGACGAACAAAAAAGAACCATTGGTTCGTTTTCCCACCGCCTTGTCAAGTCAGGTGCATTGGAAAGGAAGGTTTGTCTTTAAAACAAGAGTAGCCGTATTGAGTGGACGTGCTTGAGAAAATACACATTGATGCCTTTTAGAaggaattataaggtaagcatcactgtgtactgagatttatagacttaaaaCGGATGTCAGGGTCGCTGTTTGAATAACAATAGGTCAATAGAGCTGTTCATttgatgaaatatagacacgttTGACAATATTGTGTATGGTTTTGTGCTTGTTCTAACGCCGGTGTTCCCCCGGCAGGAACTTGCCAGTGGTCTATGAGGGGACAGAGCCGGACTGTCCTTACAGTGGGAAAACAAACGGTTCGGTAAGTAAAGGATATTgacaagaggtctttacaatttaatgaaggAAAACTAGAGGTCATGGATGGTTAGGTtagataaaatatgccacagattgaataactatttagtggaattctctcatgacatTTGATGCCTGTTAATGCTTAGTGCATAACTCTTAAAGATTAAATGTATAGCAGAACCAAGGAATTCACCTGCCTAGTGTTTTAaagttttgtaatcaagttatcataccaTAGGTCTTTATTGTAAATGTTCCTGAAATGtgtgtaatatgaaggaaataaaatacaaaggaattacaattactagaattatagcaatagagtttttccaataaaacattggtgatttgaatataaataataattttccttagaTATATTTTCTATctgattaattgaagaattgtcactatgaatttcttatatatgttaattttccagtgaccatcgactaaaaataattatgaaaaggtCGAGGTGTTTCACTCCCAAACCCACTCAGGGACAACGCCACAGTCACGAACCCGCTCCGAGGAAGAGTTACGCACCGCTTGGAGGAAGAGTCACGAACCCGATTACCCCTCTGGAAAGCTGAACAAAAGGACAAGAAGTCTGCCGACATCCTGTGACTAAGAAGACAGATAAATTGTGATGCATGATTCTctcattaatatttaatatattaacgaagttcatcgaggaaattgtcctgtagcttattttttgaaaagtaaaaattatcttatatttttttttatgttggatgaGTTTTGAAGTTTAATTACAAATGATTTGAAAATTTCACATTTGaacttgagtagtttatttgtaaGGCATTTTCAATTAGAAATTGAGCAGGAATAGATGTAGGTAATGCATTAAGACTTGGAAAAAGTCAGAATGTTAGGTCTTCAGgtcaatattcatatattttgatttttgatttAATAACCTCTGATCTTCGATGAGTAACACGTTTCTGGAGTATTTATAATGTATTCCCTTGGTTCTGTATTTGTTTTTGGTAAAATCGTCTATAGGTCCCTATAACTGGTTTTAGTTTAATTATATCACAGTTTTGCTTAATACATAAGTTTATTTTTGTATGTGGTATTGAAATACTTCTTGGAATGCCCAATTTAGAGCCCATTCAAATAAGAACCTAGCACATAACATTTAGTCTCACCTTTTGGTAACCTCTGGAAGTAACAAAATTTAACTTTAGTTATTTGTGTATTATCTATATGAAGACACCCTTTCTAACTTTGGTTACGGGCACTGTCATCCTAAACCAATAGTCACTAAAGTTCTGTTTGACAGATGTTCGTTTGCCTCATGCTGTATGGTATTAGAACTTAGGTATAGCAATGAGAGAcacgagacattgatacatttaaGGATTACTCTCTAGGCTTGGAGGATCTTTATGAAGTCGCAACATAGGTACTGATAGTGGTCTTCATTAAGTAGCgcaggttctcggccactcattggttaggtcagctacgattcaactagggaattttgttagctcatagggaCGGCCAGAACGGAGGctaggaaaatggagaccctaaaggttgcgcaatTGAGAGAGGAATTGGAAGCCAGAGGATTCCCAAAAGGAGGGAACAATTCTGAATTGCTTCAGCATCTAAGTGAAGCCTTAGAGAAGGAGGGCATAGAGGTATAGGAGTTTTGTGGGGGTTAGGCAGGATAGGGAAGTTGATCAGGGACACCAGGTAGGCGAGTGCACTGAGGAGCCCACAGAAGAGGGaggacatttaaatttgggggatagTGCATCAGTCATTGGTAGGCAATATGTTGCTTCACGGAGATCTCAACGGTCGTGCACGAGTTTTACGGGGAGCAGGCGCATATTATTAGCTgcttctagagccaggttggcagcaAAATTAATGATGATGAAGGAGTTACAGAccatagagcgagaggaagcagcactaagatctaagaAGGAGAAGCTCAAATTAGAGGTAGAGTTAGCTGAAGTGGAGGCAGAGGAGATGGTTTTACAAGATTTTGATGAAAATGATAGAGAAATAACTCAAATCCCTAGGATAAGGGAGCACACAAACCCTGATGTAAGTGGGAGTGAGCGGCCCTTGCGTTTGAATACAGAAGCGCCCGAGATTAGGTTAGGTGGATAACGTAGTTCACGTGGGAATGACCAAGGGGACTTGAGCAATAAGGAAGTAATGCAGGTATTAATCTCTTGCGGCCTTAATAGCTTCATGCCCAAGCAGGATATAGCTAAGTTCGATAGGGACCATACAAAGTATTTTAGGTTCATCCGCTCATTTGATGATGTCTTTAGTTGCCAGTAgacgaatgataaggaaaggctgaggtatctggatttatacacgacCGGCAGGTCTAATGATATAGTGACAGCTTGCCtccacttagaagcttcagagAGCTATAAGCAGGCAAGAAAGTTGCTGGAGGAGCTATATGGTAACCTTGAACAAATAGCCACAGCATTTCTGGATAAGATCATTAAATGGAAAGTTATAAGGGAAAACAACGTGGAAGAGTATGACGAGTACTTGTTGGCACTTAAAACCTGCAAAAATGCAATTTCGTGCATCCCTTATGGCATcgccgaattacaaaatccaaaaacaatgaggttAATCCTTAGCAAATTCCCCTCTAGTGTGCGGGATCGATGGTGTAGTTTTGCTGATAAGAATATTAGTGAGAAAAAGAGAACTGTGTTGTTTGATGATTTGGTTAGTTTTATTGAAGGGGAGGCTAGGGTCTTGGAAAATCCTTTATTTTGGGCGCCACCTATTGGAGAAGGGCAGAAGGGAAGACACCTCTCGGTAAGGAGAAGGAACAGCACCAAGCAAGGCTGATTGTTTaactaaggctaggaaagtttcatgtaacaaaattgccccgctttcatgttggtactCTACAGAACCACATACGGTATATGAATGCCACCCAATATCTCAAATGGGACCCGAGGAAAAACTAGAATCCATAAAGGAGTTGGGGCTCTGTTTCGGGTGTGtgagaagtggtcataggtctcagtattgcagaaacaggaaaagttgtaacatatgtaatggaaatcatccaactctgttgcatcgacaccaggaagtagaagtggtAGAATCTGAGCACTCAAATAGGGCCTTAGTGGTTCAGGAGGAAGGTacacatgacaaaattgctatgttaAGGGCAGTTAGAGGGGAtagcattggtacagggatgtcagttgtgccgataagtattaggtcaagggaaggaagagagGTTTTGACGAACGGGAGTTTCACAGGCTTTGTCTCGGAAGCATTAATGCAGACCCCAGGCTGCACTGAGAGGCAGGacgttaaggtgaatgttgaaaccatcaacggAATAGGGGAACATGCATGCAGCCTAGTCTAGGGATTGTCAGTAATGGACTATGAGGGTAAGACTTGCATTACACTCCATCCCGTGTTAAGTGCCTCTCTCATACCAATTGAAGAGTGTGATGTGGCCAGGGCTGGAGATCTTGAACGCTGGCCACACTTGCGAGAAATTTACATCCCAGATGTAGATGCTAAggtgggtttattaattgggaacaatgtTCCTCACTTACTCGAGCCAAGAGAAGTTATCAAGTCAACACGCCTCCATGAACCACATGCCATACGAACATTATTGGGATGGGTAGTATGTGGGGTGAAGGAGAAAGGGTGTCAAGAGCATGTCAATAggatccaagtgacaagcaagcgTCTTGAGTTAGACATGCCACCTGGTTGAAAGTTATAATCGCAAGTATGACGACGTTGCATCTAATAAGAGGGAAATGTCTCCAgaggacaggaaatggctagagataataTGAAAAGGGGTTAGAACCTTAGGAGGAAGTTACGAGGTGCCATTACCCCTGTGTGACAATCATGGACCcttgccagaaacaagggacatcgcattgcgccgtatgcacagcctttttaagaagctagtgaaggatggtaactacgctaaACAGCATAGTACCTTCATGACGGAGCTGCTACAGAATGGATATGCTGAGCAAGTGACCACAGCCAGCCCGGGAAATGTGTGATATattcctcattttggtgtgcaacatccagacaagctatacaaggtccgtgttgtatttgactgtgcaagcaaggCAGAGGGTACATCATTGAACGACCTACTATTGCAGGGTGTGTTGGTAAAGATTaggggaggtctatttgcctatacaggagatataaatacaATGTTCTATCAGGTCCAggtaccagagcatcagcgggACTACCTCAGGCTCTTTTGGTTGGAAAGCATTGCAAACTTCGGGCTGAAACAGACAGCAAGCAACTTTGGGAATTAATTTTCAGAGGGAGCACGGCACAGAGTTGCTAATAATTTCTATGTAGATGACTGTTTCAGAGTCAAGGATCGCAAAGATGCACTGTTAGTCTATTTGGTAGAGGTCAAGGAGCTCTGAAAAAAGGGGGGATTTACATTGACAAAGTTCAGTAGCCCTTGTGTTGGAGTTATGTCATCCATCCTAAGGGAGTGGTAAAGTAGGGGCACCTCAGAGCTTATAGATGGATCAGATTCACATAAGATAAAGGCTTTGGGAATACCgtgggacttggccactgatgaattgggtATCCGGGCAGCGCTAGTTTCAGTTCCAAGGACTAAGCGTGACTTGTTGTCAGCTATAGCCTCGATTTACGACCCGCTCGGTATATTGGCGAcagttttaatcgagggtagggtcatcatgcaggacctctgcTGATTAAAGATAGCCTGGGACATAGAATTGGACTCTGACACTATGGACCGCATCAAGGTGTGAGCAAAGAAGCTGAGCCAGACCAGTGGGATAAGTATGCCAAGAAGCCTTAGggttattccatgggaatcagccaccctagtacagttgcatttgttctcagatgcaagcaTCGTGGCTTTAGGAGTAGTGGCACACTTGCAGGTCTTGGATCCGTGGGGAAATTTATCTTGCAGATTCctcatgggaaaggcaagggtatCACCATTGAGGCATGTTTCAGTGCCACGCCTAGAGCTTAGTTCAGCTGTACTCGCCATAAAACTCGGAAGAGCTACTCTGACAATGTtagatttcagggtagatggggtATATTATTGGACCGACTCAATGATCGAGCCAGATACCCGACATTTGTGACAAATCGTGTTTCTATGATAACGTAGGGCAGTGATTAGAAAGAGTGGAGGTATGTTAACTCCGAGTggaacccagcagacgatgcaacacATTCCAAGCAGTGCGAAAGTTTGAGAAAAGGGCTGGAGATTCTGTTAAAGGAGGAGTGTTTTTGGCCAACAGAGCCAGCCCAAATGTCAGATGGTATGGAAGGATTGGAAGTTAAGCGTGAGATAGgaccaacaggaactagaggctaccaaaTAATTAGTTACAGAATTGGGTTGGATATCAGGCAAACAGGTTTGCATAAAATCATGCACCACTATTCCAggtggatcaagctccttagagctttggGTTGGTTGTTGGTATTTGCTAGGTACATTAGTTATAAACATAGGCAGCTCCTCAGTGAGCTAGATACGCATTTTTCCACCAAAGTTATCACCTTGGCAGACACTgtggtagtgcaggtaacacagcgtgttgattacAAGATTGAGATAGAGAGCCTTGAGAAGGAAGGTATTATTAGGGTTTCtagctccctaagaaggttgaaaccaatcTTGAGAAAAGGGCTTTGTACATTGGAAGTAGGATATCTATGGCAAATATCTCTCCGAGCAaaaggcatccaattattttgTTGTGTAAGGTCCACTTGACTAACATGATGATCCAGTATTATAATGCGCATTCTAACCATATAGGTGTGATGCATGTTCTAAGTCTGATGATGGAGAAATTTTGGGTAGTTAAGGGCAATGCAGCAGTGAGGCGTGTGCTGAGCAGATGCATTAGGTGTCGCAGTGCACATGGAAAGGTTATCGAGCAGGTAATGGTCGATCTACCACCTGATCGCGTGGAGTTGCGGATACCCCCATTATATCGCACTGGGGTGGACCTTTTTGGGCCATGCTTCGTATAGAGAGGCAGAGCACTGATAAAGCATTGGGGAGTTACATTCACTTGCttgaacatgagggccatacacttggaggtAGCTTCAAATCTCACATCAGACTCGTTCATTAATGCCTTCGGGAGGTTTTTGGCTCGTCGTGGTCAGGTCAAGACGGTTGGATGCGACTGCGGCACTAATATCGTGGGATTGCGGAAAGTTCTCGACTCCAGTTACGAGTTCTTAGCAGGAAACAAGGTGCAAAATGAGTTGCTCCGGTGTGGGGTGTAATTTATTTTCAATCCTCCGGGCACCTCACATTTTAGAGGAGCATGGGAACGGTTGATAGGTACTGTGAGGAGGGTCCtagatatagtcttggggacacagAATTTGGATTGGAAGGGCTATGCACactcttttgtgaagtggaggcaaTGGTTAACAGTAGGCCCCTTAATGTCGTCACCTCAGACAATAGAGACCCAGCTCCAATCACACAgaacaagcttttaaacatgggaGATGCGCCTGTAGGCTGCGACATTGCAATTGGTAGCCACTCTAAGCAGAGATGGGAGGAGGTGCAACATATAGCCGAGCAGTTTTGGGCCCGTTGGAAATGTGAATACCTGTTAGGATTACAGCAGCGACAAAAATGGTTCAAAGAACGGTGAAACGTCAGGGTAGGGGACGAAGTCCTTTTGGTCAAGGAGAATGAAGCGCGCTGCCATTGGCCATTAGCTAGAGTAGTGCAGACTA contains these protein-coding regions:
- the LOC137659802 gene encoding uncharacterized protein — encoded protein: MRAIHLEVASNLTSDSFINAFGRFLARRGQVKTVGCDCGTNIRSMGTVDRYCEEGPRYSLGDTEFGLEGLCTLFCEVEAMVNSRPLNVVTSDNRDPAPITQNKLLNMGDAPVGCDIAIGSHSKQRWEEVQHIAEQFWARWKCEYLLGLQQRQKWFKER